A single genomic interval of Klebsiella sp. RHBSTW-00484 harbors:
- a CDS encoding IS110-like element IS4321 family transposase: MENIALIGIDLGKNSFHIHCQDRRGKAVYRKKFTRPKLIEFLATCPATTIAMEACGGSHFMARKLEELGHSPKLISPQFVRPFVKSNKNDFVDAEAICEAASRPSMRFVQPRTESQQAMRALHRVRESLVQDKVKTTNQMHAFLLEFGISVPRGAAVISRLSTILEDNSLPLYLSQLLLKLQQHYHYLVEQIKDLESQLKRKLDEDEVGQRLLSIPCVGTLTASTISTEIGDGKQYASSRDFAAATGLVPRQYSTGGRTTLLGISKRGNKKIRTLLVQCARVFIQKLEHQSGKLADWVRDLLCRKSNFVVTCALANKLARIAWALTARQQTYVA, translated from the coding sequence ATGGAAAACATTGCGCTCATTGGTATCGATCTGGGTAAAAACTCTTTCCATATTCATTGCCAGGATCGTCGCGGGAAGGCTGTTTACCGTAAAAAATTTACCCGGCCAAAGTTGATCGAATTTTTGGCGACATGCCCCGCTACAACCATCGCAATGGAAGCCTGTGGCGGTTCTCACTTTATGGCACGCAAGTTGGAAGAGTTGGGGCATTCCCCAAAGCTGATATCACCACAATTTGTCCGCCCGTTCGTTAAAAGCAATAAAAACGACTTTGTCGACGCCGAAGCTATTTGTGAAGCTGCATCGCGTCCGTCTATGCGTTTTGTGCAGCCCAGAACGGAATCTCAGCAGGCAATGCGGGCTCTGCATCGTGTCCGTGAATCCCTGGTTCAGGATAAGGTAAAAACAACCAATCAAATGCATGCTTTTCTGCTGGAATTTGGCATTAGCGTTCCCCGAGGAGCTGCCGTTATTAGCCGACTGAGTACCATTCTTGAGGATAATAGTTTGCCTCTTTACCTCAGCCAGTTATTGCTGAAATTACAACAGCATTATCACTATCTTGTTGAGCAGATTAAAGATTTGGAATCCCAGTTGAAACGAAAGTTGGACGAAGATGAGGTTGGACAGCGCTTGCTGAGCATTCCCTGCGTCGGAACACTGACAGCGAGTACTATTTCAACTGAGATTGGCGACGGGAAGCAGTACGCCAGCAGCCGTGACTTTGCGGCGGCAACAGGGCTTGTACCTCGGCAGTACAGCACGGGAGGTAGGACGACATTGCTGGGAATTAGTAAGCGAGGTAATAAAAAGATCCGAACTTTGTTGGTTCAATGTGCCAGGGTATTCATACAAAAACTGGAACACCAGTCTGGCAAATTGGCCGATTGGGTCAGGGATTTACTGTGCCGGAAAAGCAACTTTGTCGTCACTTGTGCTCTGGCAAACAAGCTGGCCAGAATAGCCTGGGCCCTAACGGCACGACAGCAAACTTATGTAGCATAA
- a CDS encoding DUF134 domain-containing protein yields the protein MPRPRIPRNICGRPADTCFKPNARPMSQLEHVHLKEDEFEALRLVDLLGMQQQEAAVAMGVSRQTLANVLKAARFKVVDCLTQGKALIMHSEREGVTQDDHSHSSE from the coding sequence ATGCCAAGACCCAGAATTCCCCGTAACATCTGTGGCCGCCCTGCGGATACCTGTTTTAAGCCCAATGCGCGACCGATGAGCCAGCTTGAACATGTTCATTTAAAAGAAGATGAGTTTGAAGCGTTACGGCTGGTCGATTTACTGGGCATGCAACAGCAGGAAGCGGCTGTTGCAATGGGGGTTTCAAGGCAGACACTGGCCAATGTCCTGAAAGCAGCCCGTTTTAAGGTTGTGGACTGTCTCACTCAGGGCAAGGCCTTAATAATGCACTCTGAAAGGGAAGGAGTTACACAAGATGATCACAGCCATTCCAGTGAATGA
- a CDS encoding NifB/NifX family molybdenum-iron cluster-binding protein yields the protein MITAIPVNDDRVANHFTKASHLVLVDERGVELSRTENPALGADCSGKRKLVDLLVQQQVSRVVVRNIGERMLGKLLGHQIAVYQTDCGRRLFTELCDPDTRVLTELNKPEQGRQSFHHEAKGKKCCHSDGNTAENACQGGRQHHHGNGRCCHS from the coding sequence ATGATCACAGCCATTCCAGTGAATGACGACCGGGTAGCAAATCATTTTACCAAAGCGAGTCACCTTGTCCTGGTGGATGAGCGCGGTGTGGAGCTCAGCCGGACAGAAAATCCCGCGCTGGGCGCAGATTGTTCAGGTAAACGGAAGCTGGTTGACCTGCTGGTTCAACAGCAAGTCAGCCGCGTTGTGGTCCGTAACATCGGGGAACGGATGCTGGGTAAATTACTGGGGCATCAGATCGCGGTGTACCAGACTGACTGTGGTCGTCGTTTGTTCACTGAACTGTGTGATCCGGATACCCGTGTTCTGACTGAACTGAATAAGCCGGAGCAGGGACGCCAGTCCTTTCATCATGAGGCGAAAGGGAAAAAATGCTGTCACTCTGACGGGAACACAGCAGAAAATGCGTGCCAGGGTGGGCGTCAGCATCATCACGGAAACGGGCGCTGTTGCCATTCATGA
- a CDS encoding PaaI family thioesterase: protein MNCYLDARKAHTCCMVCSSRDNNPDTVNLMFSEHPDGSVCADYTANHRHQGYTGLLHGGMTSTLLDAAMTHCLFMQGVQALTAELTVRFISPVCTGDKLMVCARLLGQRRGIYLLEAWLTKGQQTVARATAKFIVPSQDIALAHR, encoded by the coding sequence ATGAATTGTTATCTTGATGCCAGAAAGGCCCATACCTGTTGTATGGTCTGTAGTTCCCGCGACAACAACCCTGATACGGTGAACTTAATGTTTTCAGAGCACCCGGATGGCTCTGTATGTGCGGACTACACGGCCAATCACAGGCATCAGGGGTATACGGGTCTTTTACATGGCGGAATGACGAGTACCCTGCTGGATGCAGCAATGACTCATTGTTTGTTCATGCAGGGTGTGCAAGCCCTGACGGCTGAACTGACGGTAAGATTCATTTCACCCGTTTGTACCGGAGACAAACTGATGGTATGTGCCAGACTGCTTGGGCAACGCAGGGGGATTTACCTGCTTGAAGCATGGCTGACAAAAGGACAGCAGACAGTGGCACGTGCCACGGCGAAATTCATTGTTCCGTCGCAGGATATTGCTCTGGCGCATCGCTAG
- a CDS encoding Dps family protein encodes MSKQIIDIGIAESSRVEIADGLSRLLADTYTLYIKTHYYHWNVTGPMFNSLHLMFENQYNELATAVDDIAERIRSLGCFAPGTYHEFSRLTAVNEDKDIPAAKNMIENLVQGQETVVKTARSLFPLVNNANDEATADLLTQRIQLHEKTAWMLRSLLE; translated from the coding sequence ATGAGTAAACAAATCATTGATATTGGTATTGCTGAATCATCCCGGGTGGAGATTGCAGACGGCCTGTCCCGGCTTCTTGCTGACACCTATACCCTGTATATAAAAACACATTACTATCACTGGAATGTAACTGGCCCCATGTTTAACAGCTTACATTTAATGTTTGAAAATCAATACAATGAGCTGGCCACTGCCGTTGATGATATCGCTGAACGTATACGCTCGCTCGGATGCTTCGCGCCCGGCACATATCATGAATTTTCACGTTTAACAGCGGTTAATGAAGATAAGGATATTCCGGCAGCAAAAAACATGATTGAAAATCTTGTCCAGGGCCAGGAGACCGTGGTTAAAACTGCACGCTCCCTGTTCCCGCTCGTTAATAATGCGAATGATGAAGCCACAGCAGATCTGCTTACACAACGTATCCAGTTACATGAGAAAACTGCCTGGATGTTGCGTAGCCTGCTTGAATAA
- a CDS encoding IS3-like element ISEc36 family transposase (programmed frameshift): MIDVLGPEKRRRRSVQEKIAIVQQSFEPGMTVSLVARQHGVAASQLFLWRKQYQEGSLTAVAAGEQVVPASELASAMKQIKELQRLLGKKTMENELLKEAVEYGRPKKVDSARALVAGGWRISLVSRCLRVSRAQLHAMARRSKDWQDRRCKRKPDDTDALARIHTVIGDLPTYGYRRVWALLRRQSETDDMAVINAKRVYRIMRQNALLLERKPEIPPSKRAHTGKVAVGESNQRWCSDGFEFSCDNGEKLRVTFALDCCDREALYWAASNGGYDSETVQDVMLGAVERRFGNSLPTSPVEWLTDNGSAYRSYQTRQFARMVGLEPKHTAVRSPESNGMAESFVKTMKRDYISIMPKPDGLTAVKNLAEAFEHYNEWHPHSALGYRSPREYLRRRTSHGLSDKKCMEI; encoded by the exons ATGATTGATGTTTTAGGTCCAGAGAAGCGCAGACGGCGAAGTGTTCAGGAAAAAATCGCCATTGTTCAGCAGAGTTTTGAGCCCGGAATGACCGTGTCGCTGGTCGCCCGTCAGCATGGCGTTGCTGCCAGTCAGCTGTTCCTGTGGCGTAAGCAGTATCAGGAAGGCAGCCTTACAGCCGTTGCCGCAGGAGAACAGGTTGTGCCCGCGTCGGAGCTGGCATCTGCGATGAAGCAAATTAAAGAGCTGCAGCGCCTGTTGGGCAAGAAAACCATGGAAAACGAGCTGCTAAAAGAAGCCGTTGAATATGGCCGAC CAAAAAAAGTGGATAGCGCACGTGCCCTTGTTGCCGGAGGATGGCGAATAAGCCTTGTCAGTCGTTGCCTCCGGGTCTCACGTGCGCAACTGCATGCCATGGCCCGTCGGTCGAAGGACTGGCAGGATCGTCGGTGCAAGCGCAAGCCTGATGATACTGACGCGCTGGCCCGTATCCATACCGTTATCGGCGATCTGCCCACCTATGGTTATCGTCGGGTATGGGCACTGCTGCGCAGACAATCAGAAACTGACGACATGGCGGTGATCAATGCCAAACGCGTATACCGCATCATGCGTCAGAATGCGCTGCTGCTTGAGCGTAAACCGGAAATACCGCCATCGAAGCGGGCGCATACAGGGAAAGTGGCCGTTGGAGAAAGTAACCAGCGGTGGTGCTCTGACGGCTTCGAGTTCAGCTGTGATAACGGTGAAAAACTGCGGGTCACGTTCGCTCTGGACTGTTGCGATCGCGAGGCACTTTACTGGGCGGCCAGTAACGGTGGATATGACAGTGAAACCGTGCAGGACGTCATGCTGGGTGCCGTGGAGCGTCGCTTCGGTAACAGCCTGCCGACATCCCCAGTTGAGTGGCTGACAGACAACGGTTCAGCCTACCGTTCTTATCAGACGCGTCAGTTCGCCAGAATGGTAGGACTGGAGCCTAAACATACGGCGGTACGTAGCCCGGAAAGCAACGGGATGGCAGAGAGCTTCGTGAAAACGATGAAGCGCGATTACATCAGCATCATGCCGAAACCCGACGGGTTAACAGCGGTAAAGAACCTTGCGGAGGCCTTCGAACATTACAACGAATGGCATCCGCATAGTGCACTGGGGTATCGTTCGCCACGGGAATATCTGCGGCGACGAACCAGTCATGGGTTAAGTGATAAAAAGTGTATGGAAATATAG
- a CDS encoding ArsR/SmtB family transcription factor translates to MLMNEDTKRQTDMKNAALRAADVLRGLANSDRLLLMCQLSLGEANVAGLEAAVGITQPTLSQQLGVMRRLKLVETRRAGKMVYYRIEDNRIMTLLNTLYDLYCPQAGTGKGSHNNE, encoded by the coding sequence ATGCTCATGAATGAAGACACAAAACGTCAGACAGATATGAAGAATGCGGCCCTGAGGGCAGCAGATGTCTTACGGGGACTGGCCAACAGCGACCGGTTGCTGTTGATGTGTCAGTTAAGCCTGGGGGAAGCGAATGTGGCCGGGCTGGAAGCGGCGGTCGGTATCACTCAGCCGACCCTGTCCCAGCAGCTGGGTGTAATGCGCCGCCTGAAGCTGGTCGAGACCCGACGGGCAGGTAAAATGGTATATTACCGTATTGAGGATAACCGTATCATGACGTTGTTAAATACCTTATATGATCTCTACTGCCCGCAGGCAGGCACCGGTAAAGGAAGCCATAACAACGAATAA
- a CDS encoding FAD-dependent oxidoreductase, producing MKIVIVGGVAGGASAAARARRLSENVSIVVFERGSDVSFANCGLPYHIGGKIPLRQSLILKTPEDFKSRFNIDVRICHEVTSVDPVNKTVTVKNLTSGEVYSEEWDRLLLSTGAAPVVPPLPGLQEEGVFTLRNLTDMDAILGWIEQHHVAHTTLVGGGFIGLEVMEALSERGISVTLLEMGEQVMAPVDPEMASALHQEIRSHGVDLRLRTALTEVLRTETGFRVALSEGGFLQTDMVILAIGVKPENSLATGAGLAVGKRGGISVNACMQTSIPDIYAVGDAVETPDFVFQEPANFPLAGPANRQGRIAADNMLDRHSLYHGSQGTSICKVFSLSIGSVGANEKQLKVHGTRYEKVYVHAADHAGYYPGATMISLKLLFSPDTGKILGAQASGKKGVDKRIDVLSVAQRAGLTVNDLEHLELTYAPPFNSARDVVNQAGMVATNVMKGDTVICHVSDVLQREPGSYCLLDIRSPAELKQFGEYPDALSIPLDSLRENLGKLPKDKEIFIGCQSGLRGHVAYRILQAHGFRTYNLSGGFITWQAVTESISK from the coding sequence ATGAAAATAGTGATTGTTGGTGGTGTTGCCGGCGGGGCATCCGCTGCAGCCAGAGCTCGTCGGTTATCAGAGAATGTCAGTATTGTTGTGTTTGAACGGGGAAGCGATGTCTCTTTCGCCAACTGTGGATTACCTTATCATATAGGCGGAAAAATTCCTTTAAGGCAGTCACTGATTCTGAAAACCCCGGAGGATTTTAAATCCCGCTTTAACATAGACGTCCGTATCTGTCATGAAGTGACGTCAGTGGATCCGGTTAATAAAACGGTGACGGTTAAAAATCTGACCTCAGGGGAGGTCTATAGCGAAGAATGGGATCGTCTGCTCCTCAGTACCGGCGCCGCTCCGGTTGTCCCTCCTTTGCCCGGGCTACAGGAAGAGGGTGTCTTTACGCTGCGAAATCTTACTGACATGGATGCTATCCTGGGGTGGATTGAGCAACATCACGTAGCTCACACCACGCTTGTCGGGGGGGGATTTATCGGACTTGAAGTGATGGAGGCTCTGAGCGAACGGGGGATCAGTGTGACCCTGCTGGAGATGGGGGAACAGGTTATGGCTCCGGTTGATCCTGAAATGGCATCTGCCCTGCATCAGGAAATCCGGAGTCATGGCGTGGATCTGCGTCTCAGAACGGCGCTCACCGAGGTACTGCGGACAGAGACGGGATTCCGCGTTGCACTGTCTGAGGGTGGGTTTCTGCAGACCGACATGGTTATTCTCGCCATCGGGGTAAAACCTGAGAACAGCCTTGCCACAGGAGCCGGGCTCGCAGTGGGTAAACGGGGAGGCATAAGCGTCAATGCCTGTATGCAGACCAGTATCCCTGACATCTACGCCGTGGGGGATGCCGTTGAAACCCCAGACTTTGTCTTTCAGGAACCCGCTAATTTTCCTCTGGCAGGGCCCGCCAACCGCCAGGGACGCATTGCTGCTGATAACATGCTAGATCGTCACAGCCTTTACCATGGCAGTCAGGGGACATCCATTTGTAAGGTATTTTCGCTGAGTATTGGCAGCGTCGGTGCGAATGAAAAGCAGCTGAAAGTTCATGGCACCCGATACGAGAAGGTTTACGTCCATGCCGCTGATCATGCCGGTTACTACCCGGGGGCAACGATGATCAGTCTGAAACTGCTGTTCAGCCCCGATACCGGTAAAATTCTCGGGGCTCAGGCATCAGGGAAAAAAGGGGTTGATAAACGCATCGATGTCCTGTCTGTCGCACAGCGCGCGGGGCTTACCGTCAACGATCTCGAACATCTTGAGCTGACTTATGCTCCACCTTTTAACAGTGCAAGGGACGTCGTTAACCAGGCTGGTATGGTGGCGACAAATGTAATGAAAGGAGATACGGTCATATGTCATGTCAGCGATGTGTTACAACGGGAACCGGGCAGTTATTGTTTACTTGATATTCGCTCTCCTGCCGAACTGAAACAATTTGGTGAATATCCTGACGCGCTATCCATCCCTCTTGATTCCCTGCGGGAAAACCTTGGAAAATTGCCTAAAGATAAAGAAATTTTTATAGGATGTCAGAGTGGCCTGCGCGGGCATGTGGCATACCGTATTCTGCAGGCTCACGGCTTCAGGACATATAATCTGAGTGGTGGCTTTATAACCTGGCAGGCGGTAACGGAGTCAATAAGTAAATAA
- a CDS encoding methyltransferase family protein: MRNFVTRLRVWFPPPLILLLFFVTDVLTAIPRFTFDIVNIVLSVLLTGVCITMILHTAWQMSTNGTTLNPLHPDRTTKLVTVGCYAWSRNPIYLGMSGLQLSVALCFGSLVGILAVPLFMFVVARLHIHVEEVQLRKRFGLEWERYTQRVRRWL; the protein is encoded by the coding sequence ATGCGTAACTTCGTGACTCGATTGAGAGTATGGTTTCCGCCCCCACTCATCTTATTGCTGTTTTTCGTCACTGATGTGTTGACTGCAATCCCGCGTTTTACCTTCGACATCGTGAATATAGTGCTAAGCGTGTTGCTGACCGGTGTTTGTATTACCATGATACTGCACACCGCTTGGCAGATGAGCACGAACGGCACGACGCTTAATCCGCTTCATCCGGATAGAACCACCAAGCTGGTAACTGTCGGTTGTTACGCATGGAGTCGAAACCCTATTTACCTTGGAATGAGCGGGCTCCAGTTATCCGTTGCTCTCTGCTTTGGCAGCCTGGTGGGGATACTTGCTGTACCGTTGTTTATGTTTGTAGTAGCCAGATTACATATCCATGTTGAAGAGGTACAGCTTCGAAAACGTTTCGGGTTGGAATGGGAACGCTATACCCAACGGGTTCGTCGCTGGTTATAG
- a CDS encoding DUF4942 domain-containing protein → MSMNSQPELKLSTRTEQLASSRDAAMQKFLDGMTLIAEASAICGFSLFNSKIMAPNAFGLPASLAASIEEGRQQIDRKTWNNLFEETGIDRFWNHNQRAEFRESLRNAPPIASLTVIRSTLRQAVAMRSITLAEGFVDLLCQLDRRYKTNAQQFVMPKKLVLRGIFPDSNMMRYNGFSQDNLFYLNDFENIVCICSNAATPPVGSGMNMYDRLAVLRKTDFTGDITDPKGWKCRLFENGNVHISVECESLHNALNDLISIYFANQIPAKG, encoded by the coding sequence ATGAGCATGAATTCGCAGCCGGAACTGAAGTTGAGTACCCGTACCGAACAACTCGCCAGTAGTCGTGATGCCGCTATGCAAAAATTTCTGGACGGCATGACGCTGATTGCCGAAGCCTCAGCAATTTGCGGGTTTTCACTGTTTAACAGCAAAATTATGGCCCCTAATGCTTTTGGCCTTCCTGCGTCCCTGGCCGCAAGCATCGAGGAAGGGCGACAGCAAATAGACCGTAAGACATGGAACAATCTTTTTGAAGAAACGGGTATTGACCGATTCTGGAATCACAACCAGCGGGCAGAGTTCCGTGAGTCTCTCCGGAACGCTCCGCCAATTGCGTCGTTAACCGTAATCCGCAGTACATTGCGCCAGGCAGTTGCCATGCGCAGCATTACACTTGCTGAAGGGTTTGTTGATCTGCTATGCCAGCTTGATCGCCGGTATAAAACTAATGCCCAGCAATTTGTGATGCCAAAAAAACTGGTACTACGCGGCATTTTTCCCGACTCGAACATGATGAGATATAATGGCTTTTCTCAGGATAATCTCTTCTATTTAAACGACTTTGAGAATATCGTTTGCATCTGCTCCAATGCAGCAACACCGCCTGTCGGCAGTGGAATGAACATGTACGATCGGCTTGCTGTCTTACGGAAAACCGATTTTACGGGTGACATTACCGACCCGAAGGGCTGGAAGTGCCGATTGTTCGAAAATGGTAACGTCCATATCTCAGTTGAGTGTGAAAGCCTGCATAACGCACTGAATGACCTGATTAGCATTTATTTTGCCAACCAGATCCCGGCCAAAGGATAA
- a CDS encoding DUF1173 family protein, with amino-acid sequence MGQKFAVFIAYDDEPNTKRYSAEFQTQNEYVKGWQSALKKAHHTSGQKSVITCGCRGKGAKRLYVRSLPNSDTFILIKAANTGTEHDPSCVFFDLDARHTGLKGYASNVVRINNEGTMSIRLGIGMTEKDPPEKSEVPTPPQIQRPEGGQASMTLSGLLSLLWTEAGLNVWYPNMAGKRNDSLVRYRMLDAAKQVKSGRACIGDHLFIGVADSKSKVASEQVKLLSSAELSDKRLLLLSVLPRYDAEKHEKPLKFLPMRNFGGMPLTFFNSDGHWDSVKRRFPLEYAAWKNGGKVVVFALTSPVSVTTRGLSARAHQIVLMLVSDNWIPLDSSYEAIVSRKLDAEHRHYVKPMRYDASASDVFPDFYLLDTRSDKPFPMEVFGMSTPAYLARKELKKAYYNQEYGAYGWWHWDATEKTESQDLPHFPEAKKYNSPESQP; translated from the coding sequence ATGGGCCAGAAGTTTGCAGTATTTATTGCTTACGATGACGAACCAAACACGAAACGATACTCGGCTGAATTTCAGACGCAGAACGAGTATGTAAAGGGATGGCAGTCGGCCCTAAAGAAAGCACACCACACGTCCGGGCAGAAATCTGTGATCACCTGCGGATGCCGGGGCAAAGGCGCAAAGCGTCTGTACGTCCGGTCGCTACCAAACAGTGATACCTTCATATTGATTAAGGCTGCAAATACCGGCACTGAGCATGATCCATCGTGCGTGTTTTTCGACCTTGATGCCAGGCATACGGGGTTAAAGGGTTATGCCAGCAATGTTGTACGCATCAACAATGAGGGGACCATGTCAATACGCCTCGGAATAGGCATGACGGAGAAAGATCCGCCGGAAAAGTCAGAGGTTCCTACCCCGCCCCAAATCCAGCGACCTGAAGGTGGACAGGCTTCAATGACCCTGTCCGGACTTCTGAGTCTGTTGTGGACTGAAGCCGGTCTTAATGTCTGGTATCCGAATATGGCCGGGAAGCGAAATGATTCGCTGGTTCGCTACCGGATGTTGGACGCCGCAAAGCAGGTCAAATCAGGTAGAGCGTGTATTGGCGACCATCTCTTTATCGGGGTGGCGGACTCTAAAAGCAAAGTGGCCAGTGAGCAGGTTAAGCTGTTGTCGTCCGCAGAACTGAGCGACAAGCGACTGCTGCTGCTATCAGTACTGCCGCGCTATGACGCAGAAAAGCATGAGAAGCCACTGAAGTTTCTTCCTATGCGTAACTTCGGCGGTATGCCCCTTACCTTCTTTAACTCAGACGGGCACTGGGATAGCGTGAAGCGGCGATTCCCACTGGAATATGCAGCCTGGAAAAATGGTGGCAAAGTTGTTGTTTTTGCACTTACCTCTCCCGTATCTGTGACCACTAGAGGTCTCTCTGCACGAGCTCATCAGATAGTGCTTATGCTGGTGAGTGATAACTGGATACCTCTGGACTCCTCATACGAAGCGATTGTATCCCGTAAACTGGATGCCGAACACCGGCACTATGTTAAGCCTATGCGGTATGACGCAAGTGCGAGCGATGTATTCCCCGATTTTTATTTACTTGATACCCGGAGTGATAAGCCGTTCCCGATGGAGGTTTTCGGAATGTCGACACCAGCCTATCTTGCGCGAAAGGAACTTAAGAAGGCGTATTACAACCAGGAATATGGGGCCTATGGATGGTGGCACTGGGATGCTACGGAGAAGACGGAATCCCAGGATCTCCCTCATTTCCCTGAAGCTAAAAAATACAATTCACCCGAATCACAACCTTAA
- a CDS encoding DNA cytosine methyltransferase, giving the protein MYNDRTEPAITALLNDETPSSIHKLLVQVASIYDVKDLAEQLNAATGSEWSRGTLIRQIKGAVNECQITQEGYRYLRTLLPSRPADYDQKFFRFIDLFAGIGGLRSGFDAIGGKCVFTSEWNQFSRRTYSANWYCDETEHHFNSDIRDITLSNLPDVSDDQAYASIDASIPDHDVLLAGFPCQPFSIAGVSKKNSLGRKHGFECDTQGTLFFDVARIIRAKQPAIFVLENVKNLKSHDKGNTFRIIMNALDELGYDVADSDAHGAKDPKIIDGKNFRPQHRERIVLVGFRRDLKLNDGFSLSGVSALYPSRRPTLRELLDAEVDSRYILSPKLWEYLYNYAKKHQAKGNGFGYGLVDSSIETVVCRTLSARYYRDGSEILLDRGWDFSIGEKHFNDPVNLARRPRRLTPRECARLMGFEQPGKVTFRIPVSDTQAYRQFGNSVIVDVFAAVASLLRSRIETAVSARLKGEFEAAS; this is encoded by the coding sequence ATGTACAACGATAGAACTGAGCCTGCAATAACAGCATTGCTTAATGATGAGACACCTTCCTCTATCCATAAATTACTGGTGCAGGTTGCAAGCATCTACGACGTGAAGGATTTGGCTGAGCAACTTAATGCTGCAACCGGCAGCGAATGGTCGAGGGGAACGCTTATTCGCCAGATTAAAGGTGCAGTTAATGAATGCCAAATCACCCAGGAAGGATATCGTTATCTTCGAACGTTGCTCCCCTCTCGGCCAGCGGACTATGACCAGAAGTTTTTCCGATTTATTGACTTGTTTGCTGGGATCGGTGGCCTCCGGAGTGGTTTTGACGCCATCGGCGGAAAATGTGTGTTCACCAGTGAGTGGAATCAGTTCTCCCGACGGACTTACAGTGCAAACTGGTACTGTGACGAGACTGAGCACCATTTCAACTCAGATATCCGGGACATTACACTCAGTAATCTTCCCGATGTTTCGGATGACCAGGCCTATGCTTCTATCGATGCATCCATCCCAGACCATGATGTTTTGCTCGCAGGTTTCCCATGCCAGCCGTTCAGTATTGCCGGTGTCAGCAAAAAGAACTCCCTTGGCCGAAAGCACGGCTTTGAATGCGACACCCAGGGGACCCTTTTTTTTGATGTTGCCCGGATCATCCGAGCCAAACAGCCTGCCATTTTCGTTCTGGAGAACGTAAAAAATCTGAAGAGTCACGATAAAGGCAATACGTTCCGCATCATCATGAATGCGCTTGATGAGCTCGGCTACGATGTTGCCGACTCCGATGCTCACGGAGCAAAGGACCCCAAAATAATTGACGGTAAGAACTTCAGACCTCAGCACCGGGAACGTATCGTGCTGGTCGGTTTCCGCCGTGATCTGAAACTCAATGATGGCTTTTCGCTAAGTGGTGTATCCGCTCTTTATCCTTCACGACGGCCAACCCTTAGGGAGCTGCTGGACGCTGAGGTCGATAGCCGTTACATCCTTTCTCCAAAGCTCTGGGAATACCTTTATAACTACGCTAAAAAGCACCAGGCAAAAGGCAATGGATTTGGCTATGGTTTGGTAGATTCATCAATAGAAACAGTGGTTTGCAGAACACTCAGCGCACGCTATTATCGGGATGGATCTGAAATTTTATTAGACCGGGGATGGGATTTTAGCATAGGCGAAAAGCACTTTAATGATCCTGTCAATTTGGCAAGGCGCCCACGCCGTTTAACCCCGCGAGAATGTGCCCGCCTTATGGGGTTCGAGCAACCGGGAAAAGTTACTTTTCGCATTCCAGTCTCTGATACGCAGGCCTATCGCCAGTTCGGGAATTCGGTCATCGTCGACGTATTTGCGGCCGTGGCCAGTTTGCTTCGGAGCCGTATTGAGACTGCCGTTTCGGCTCGGCTCAAGGGAGAGTTTGAAGCGGCATCATAG
- a CDS encoding thermonuclease family protein, protein MTLLKKLLLPTLIVLFPVATLATQSSFEAKVVKIIDGDTITALDGQNTNIKIRLYGIDAPESKQAFGQKAKQALSSAIAAQNITVIDHGPDIYGRMLGTIWLDGYDINASMVDSGYAWVYRFDGNAIVPNYLKFEASAQKAVKGLWVDPNPVAPWEWRQQNQKPQKTKSRG, encoded by the coding sequence ATGACTCTTTTGAAAAAGTTACTTTTGCCGACATTAATCGTCCTTTTCCCGGTGGCAACTCTTGCTACCCAATCATCATTTGAAGCGAAAGTGGTAAAAATTATCGACGGGGACACAATCACCGCGCTCGATGGTCAGAATACAAACATCAAAATCCGCTTGTACGGTATTGATGCCCCCGAAAGTAAGCAGGCCTTTGGACAAAAGGCTAAACAAGCGTTGAGCTCCGCGATTGCTGCACAGAATATTACGGTAATAGACCACGGACCTGATATTTACGGCAGGATGCTGGGAACCATTTGGCTTGATGGTTATGACATAAACGCCTCAATGGTAGACAGTGGCTATGCATGGGTATACCGGTTTGACGGTAATGCCATCGTCCCAAACTATCTGAAATTCGAAGCTTCAGCGCAGAAAGCAGTTAAAGGCCTCTGGGTAGATCCGAATCCCGTTGCCCCCTGGGAGTGGCGCCAGCAAAACCAGAAACCTCAAAAGACGAAAAGCAGGGGGTGA